The following are encoded together in the Culex pipiens pallens isolate TS chromosome 1, TS_CPP_V2, whole genome shotgun sequence genome:
- the LOC120425892 gene encoding uncharacterized protein LOC120425892 — translation MVRPPGHGHQGGSSADVCQRRMRSRGPIAAPATDALYPDRASANGSAVVRICTRVSFLPSATVASPSSRTNVKCLVETVAQNHASNYLRSQLLNKNQQSKILHRMKNVEADTNQLQQQLASQQPRIPIPQELQFHIQGNTQNVLLQDQRRMLYE, via the exons CAGCGCGGATGTCTGCCAAAGGAGGATGAGAAGCAGAG GACCGATTGCTGCACCGGCAACAGATGCGCTCTATCCGGATCGCGCTTCCGCAAATGGTTCTGCCGTGGTGCGAATTTGTACAAGAGTGAGCTTTCTCCCTTCAGCAACAGTCGCTTCCCCCAGCAGCAGAACAAACGTCAAGTGCCTGGTCGAAACAGTGGCCCAAAACCATGCCAGCAACTATCTGCGGAGCCAGCTGCTCAACAAGAACCAGCAGAGCAAGATCTTGCACCGCATGAAGAACGTTGAGGCCGATACAAACCAACTGCAACAGCAGCTGGCAAGTCAACAGCCGCGCATTCCGATCCCGCAAGAGCTGCAGTTCCACATCCAAGGCAACACACAGAACGTGTTGCTGCAAGACCAGCGCAGGATGCTGTACGAGTAG